In Pongo abelii isolate AG06213 chromosome X, NHGRI_mPonAbe1-v2.0_pri, whole genome shotgun sequence, one DNA window encodes the following:
- the MAGEB18 gene encoding melanoma-associated antigen B18, which translates to MPRGQKSKLRAREKRHQARCENQDLGATQATVAERESPSSAYLLFGDRPQNLPAAETPSIPEALQGAPSTTDATAPVSCTSSNEGASSQDEKSLGSSREAEGRKEDPLSKKVVSLVHFLLQKYEKKEPITKGDMIKFVIRKDKCHFNEILKRASEYIELAFGVDLKEVDPIRHYYAFFSKLDLTYDETTSDEEKIPKTGLLMIALGVIFMNGNRAPEEAVWEIMNMMGVYADRKHFLYGDPRKVMTKDLVQLKYLEYQQVPNSDPPRYEFLWGPRAHAETSKMKVLEFVAKMHDTVPSAFPSCYEEALRDEEQRTQARAAARAHTAAMANARSRTTSSSFSHAK; encoded by the coding sequence ATGCCTCGAGGTCAGAAGAGTAAGCTCCGTGCCCGTGAGAAACGCCACCAGGCTCGTTGTGAGAATCAGGATCTGGGAGCTACTCAGGCCACTGTGGCAGAAAGAGAGTCACCCTCCTCTGCCTATCTTCTCTTTGGTGATAGACCCCAGAATTTGCCTGCTGCTGAGACACCTAGCATCCCTGAAGCGCTTCAGGGAGCCCCATCCACCACCGATGCTACTGCACCTGTTTCATGCACCAGTTCAAACGAAGGTGCCAGCAGCCAAGATGAGAAAAGTCTAGGGTCCTCAAGGGAAGCTGAGGGCCGGAAAGAAGATCCTTTAAGCAAGAAAGTAGTGTCACTGGTGCATTTCTTGCTTCAGAAGTATGAAAAGAAAGAGCCAATTACAAAGGGAGATATGATAAAGTTTGTTATCAGGAAGGATAAGTGTCACTTCAATGAGATCCTCAAGAGAGCCTCTGAGTACATAGAGCTGGCATTTGGTGTTGATTTGAAGGAAGTGGATCCCATCAGGCACTACTATGCCTTTTTCAGCAAACTAGACCTCACCTATGATGAAACAACCAGTGATGAAGAAAAAATTCCCAAGACTGGCCTCCTGATGATTGCACTGGGTGTGATCTTCATGAATGGCAACCGTGCCCCAGAAGAGGCAGTCTGGGAAATTATGAATATGATGGGTGTATATGCTGATAGGAAGCACTTCCTCTATGGGGATCCCAGGAAGGTCATGACCAAAGATTTGGTGCAGCTAAAGTACCTGGAGTACCAGCAAGTGCCCAACAGTGATCCTCCACGCTATGAATTCCTGTGGGGTCCAAGAGCTCACGCTGAAACTAGCAAGATGAAAGTCCTGGAATTTGTAGCCAAGATGCATGATACCGTCCCTAGTGCCTTCCCATCCTGCTATGAAGAGGCTTTGAGGGATGAGGAACAGAGAACCCAAGCCAGAGCTGCAGCCAGGGCTCATACTGCTGCCATGGCAAATGCACGTTCCAGAACCACGTCTAGCAGCTTCTCCCATGCTAAGTGA